A genomic segment from Bufo bufo chromosome 8, aBufBuf1.1, whole genome shotgun sequence encodes:
- the PIGH gene encoding phosphatidylinositol N-acetylglucosaminyltransferase subunit H translates to MEGKEYLDIYGNKITLQQQSYSDTCQDFTITSSKISLRSLTTWTCVVWVVAYVIFIYTQHTAVLTAAILFSIIGLLLYLHLVKVDHESLLILGSLGIQRTSTYASGRENTVFVEMCRVQDVVINEGISMHRVNYYLCLLLKDPSDPQAGVSKVVPIFQSSQPRLDCLVEIYRSCQEILSPHKRK, encoded by the coding sequence ATGGAAGGGAAGGAGTACTTGGATATCTATGGGAACAAGATCACGCTGCAGCAGCAGTCGTACAGTGACACCTGCCAGGACTTCACCATCACCAGCTCCAAGATTTCGCTCCGCTCCCTCACCACCTGGACGTGCGTTGTGTGGGTAGTCGCTTATGTCATATTCATCTACACGCAGCACACCGCTGTCCTGACGGCAGCCATCTTGTTCTCCATCATAGGGCTTCTCCTTTACCTGCACCTGGTGAAGGTAGACCATGAGTCCCTGCTCATCCTGGGCTCCCTGGGGATCCAGAGAACCTCGACGTACGCTTCTGGCCGGGAGAATACAGTCTTCGTAGAGATGTGCCGGGTCCAAGACGTCGTCATCAATGAGGGCATCTCCATGCACAGGGTGAACTACTACTTGTGCCTCCTCCTCAAAGATCCCAGTGACCCTCAGGCTGGGGTGTCCAAGGTCGTTCCCATCTTCCAGAGCTCGCAGCCCCGACTGGACTGCCTGGTGGAGATTTACAGGAGCTGTCAGGAGATCTTGTCGCCTCACAAGAGAAAATAG